In Sphaerochaeta sp., the genomic window CCTGGTGGGTGTGCACCGTCTTGACGGACAGGTGGAGGCGCTCGGCGATGTCACTGGCCCCATACCCCTTGCCCAGCAAGGTGAAGATCTCGAACTCCCGTTCCGTCAAGGCCGCCGCGGGATCGACGGAAAGACCGGAAGCGCAACGCTCGGCAAGCCGTTCCCGGAGGTTGTCACTGACCCCCAGCCCTCCGGAGAGAATGGTGCGGATGGCGCCGATCAACACATTGGGCTCTTCGTGTTTCATCACGTACCCCCGAGCCCCCGCTTTGACGGCCCGTTCCCCATACAGGTTCTCGTCGTGCATCGAGACGACCAGCACCCCCATGCCGGGGCAGAGCGTCCTGCATTCCTTGACGAACGACAATCCATCTTCATCCTGCAGGGAGATGTCCACAATGGCGATGTTCGGTTTTCCCTTGGACAGGAGCGCCCTTGCCTCGGCGACGGTGGAAGCCTCCCCGAAACAGTCCAGACCCAGTTCCTGATGGATCAACGTCCGGATGCCCATCCGATATAGAGGGTGGTCATCCAACAACAAAAACGTCCCGCGCATACCACGCTCCTATTGGGCCACCCTGCAGGTGACGGTGGTCCCTGCAGGAGATGACCGGATGCCAAGTTTCCCTTCGATGAGATTGGCGCGGTACGAAAGGATCCTCAGTCCCATGCCACGCCCCCGGCTCCGCTCCGCGTCAAACCCGCTTCCGTTGTCCGAAACCTCCACCGTGACCATCCCATGATCCAAAAACATCCCTACGTGGATCGCTCTGGCCTTGGAATGCCGCACGGCGTTGTTCAACGATTCCTGGATGATCCGGTACAGCTGGAACGCCTTCTCCCGGTTCTGCACGGAGAATCCTTCCTGGACGGTCAGCTGGATGGGAACGTTCCCCTCCTCCCGGGCGATCAACTGGCGCACCGCATCGACGATGCCGTTCTCCTCCAGATCGGCCGGATACAGGTTGCGGGAGATCTGCTTCGCCTTGTACGCCGTCGAAAGTGCTGCGTGGGAAAGTTCCCCCGCCATCTTTTTCGCGTCGCTGTGCTCCTCCGGCAGACTGTTCTCCAACGCTGCGGCCAGCATGCCGATGCCGGCGATATCCTGGCACAGGTCGTCGTGGATGTCCTGCCCGATGCGCGTCATGATGTCGTTGGAGTTGTCCAACAGTTCCCGTTCCAGCACTTTTCTCCGTGATATCTCTTCCTTCAGATGGCGGTTGGCCATGGACAGCTCCACCGTCCGGCGTTTGACCTGTTCCTCCAACGCCGTCTCCCGATGCTTTTCCAGCGTCATCACCGACGCCCCTTTCAAACTGGTGGACAAGATGTCCCGGAGGGTGGCGTACACATGGCGGTCGGCGGAATCGGCGGAGCAGAGCAGGTAGCCGATCTGCTCCTGTCCGAACTGAAGCGGTTCGCACACGTAGGCAAGGGTCTGTGGGGAAAGCCCGCTGGGAAGCAGCAGTGAGGTGGGGAACCGTACCCCGTACGGCGTGAGGATCCGAATGTCCCCGTCATGGGAGAGCATCAACAGGTCGGACCATTCCGGCGAGGAGGATTTGGTGTCAAACAACACGACGGCGCAACAGGAGATGGCAAGATCCCGGACGCCTTCGGCAAGCTCCCGAAGAATATCCTCCAGGGAGAACGAGCGGACCATCGCCGACTCGATGCGCCGAAGGAGCGCCGTCCGCTCCTCAGCGGCAACCCGCTTGGAAACCTCCTCCCGAAGCCGCTGCTCCAGCACTTGAAGGGAAAGGGCGTCCAATGCCCCGACGCACCCGCAGGATTCCCGCACCACGAACGCCGAGGAAAGGTCGGAGACTTCGTCTTCCGGCCTGCCGGAACGAAACCGCATGGCAAGGTAGCGCACCGCCTGCCGTCCCAACTCGGCCATCGGCTGGTGGATGGTGGTCAGCGGCGGCAGAGACTGCAGACTGTCCGGAATATCGTCAAAACCGGTGACGGAGACCGCCTCGGGAACGGGAATACCATGCTCGGAGAGTGCCCGGATGGCACCCATGGCCATCTGGTCGTTGGCCGCCACCACGGCGTCGAAGCCCCACCCGGAAGCGATCAACGCCATCACTTCATGGTATGCCCGCTCCTCCAGAAAATCCCCATAGCGGATCTCCGCCTTGGCTCCCGGAGCGAGCTCTTCGATCATTTCCTTGAATTCCGCTTCCCGTTGCTCGCTTTCCGGGTGGTTGCGGGGCCCGGCCAAGAACACGAAGCTATGCCGATCATGCACTTTGATCAAATGGGCGACTTCTGACCGGATCCCCCCTTTGGTATTGGCCTTGAGAAACGCCACACCGGGGAATTCCACCCCCAGGGAGACCATCGGAATGCCGGAAAACCGCGCCAGATACCCTGCGATCCGCTGGGTGTCGTACGACGATCCCATCGTGTTGGTCATGATGATCAACCCATCCAGACGAGCCAATGCGGCAAGGGAGAACGCCGTCTCATCCAACGCCCCGGCCCGCCGCTGTGTCTCGGCGTTGCTGCCCTCAAAGAATACCAACTGGAACGATGAACGGGCCCCTTCCTCCACGGCGCCCTGGAAGACGGCATGCTGGTATGACTCTTCAAACTGCGTGGCGAGAAATCCAATCCGCAACCGTTCACTGCGCATACCGTCCCTCCTTCGGGCTCAGTATACACCCATTTCCCGCTGACGCAAGGAAACAGTCAACGCTCCAAAATTGGGAATACGCAACACAGGAAGAATTCTGCAAGAACCCTTGAAAAACTGGGAGCAAACCGTTAGAGTGTCTGTTGTCCCAAATTGATGGCTCTATAGCTCAATTGGATTAGAGCGTCTCCCTCCGGAGGAGAAGGTCGTGCGTTCGAATCGCACTAGAGTCAACCACAGGCCGCAGAAAACTGCGGCCTGTTTGTTTTACGGCATCCCAAACGACGTGACCAACGTTGCGGCTTCCGCTTCCGTCAGCTCCCTCGCAGGAGGAAGACGCCGCATCGGCTGTACACCGCTGCAATGATACTCTGCGAAGCCGAACCGCTTCTCCGCCTCCCGCCCCTGCCAGCCATGGAA contains:
- a CDS encoding response regulator transcription factor, which codes for MRGTFLLLDDHPLYRMGIRTLIHQELGLDCFGEASTVAEARALLSKGKPNIAIVDISLQDEDGLSFVKECRTLCPGMGVLVVSMHDENLYGERAVKAGARGYVMKHEEPNVLIGAIRTILSGGLGVSDNLRERLAERCASGLSVDPAAALTEREFEIFTLLGKGYGASDIAERLHLSVKTVHTHQERIKGKLGLSSAGELRRFAATWNSRK
- a CDS encoding substrate-binding domain-containing protein, producing MRSERLRIGFLATQFEESYQHAVFQGAVEEGARSSFQLVFFEGSNAETQRRAGALDETAFSLAALARLDGLIIMTNTMGSSYDTQRIAGYLARFSGIPMVSLGVEFPGVAFLKANTKGGIRSEVAHLIKVHDRHSFVFLAGPRNHPESEQREAEFKEMIEELAPGAKAEIRYGDFLEERAYHEVMALIASGWGFDAVVAANDQMAMGAIRALSEHGIPVPEAVSVTGFDDIPDSLQSLPPLTTIHQPMAELGRQAVRYLAMRFRSGRPEDEVSDLSSAFVVRESCGCVGALDALSLQVLEQRLREEVSKRVAAEERTALLRRIESAMVRSFSLEDILRELAEGVRDLAISCCAVVLFDTKSSSPEWSDLLMLSHDGDIRILTPYGVRFPTSLLLPSGLSPQTLAYVCEPLQFGQEQIGYLLCSADSADRHVYATLRDILSTSLKGASVMTLEKHRETALEEQVKRRTVELSMANRHLKEEISRRKVLERELLDNSNDIMTRIGQDIHDDLCQDIAGIGMLAAALENSLPEEHSDAKKMAGELSHAALSTAYKAKQISRNLYPADLEENGIVDAVRQLIAREEGNVPIQLTVQEGFSVQNREKAFQLYRIIQESLNNAVRHSKARAIHVGMFLDHGMVTVEVSDNGSGFDAERSRGRGMGLRILSYRANLIEGKLGIRSSPAGTTVTCRVAQ